The Paenibacillus sp. BIC5C1 DNA segment AGTCAGCTTCTCCCTTTTATCCTATGCGATGACTTCCATTCCCATGGGTACCGCGTATGCGGTGTGGACTGGAATTGGTACGGTGGGCAGCACGCTAACAGGTATGTTCCTGTTCGGTGAGCGGAAGGAGGCCAAGCGGCTGCTGTTTATTGCCATGATTTTGGTGGCGGCGATTGGATTGAAACTGATTACGTAAATACCTTCATTACAATTTTTATAATATTTAATTATTAATA contains these protein-coding regions:
- a CDS encoding DMT family transporter; protein product: MAWMAIVGAGICEIFGVIGINGASSRKGWPYIVLMLVSFVVSFSLLSYAMTSIPMGTAYAVWTGIGTVGSTLTGMFLFGERKEAKRLLFIAMILVAAIGLKLIT